A part of Bacillus rossius redtenbacheri isolate Brsri chromosome 1, Brsri_v3, whole genome shotgun sequence genomic DNA contains:
- the LOC134528617 gene encoding sarcoplasmic reticulum histidine-rich calcium-binding protein-like: MPRDPETGVGRGKPQGRRRPRVCTGAHTRSGAAPRPPDTEEHRLPARHRGAQTVRPAQRSTDCPPDTEEHRLSARHRGAQTARPTQRSTDCPPGTEEHRLSARHRGAKTVRPTQRSTDCPPDADEHRLSARHRGAQTVRPTQRSTDCPPGTEEHRLSARHRGAQTVRPAQRSTDCPPDTEEHRLSARHRGAQTVRPTQRSTDCPPDTEEHRLPARHRGAQTVRPTQRSTDCPPGTEEHRLSARHRGAQTVRPAQRSTDCPPDPEEHRLPARHRGAQTARPTQRSTDSPPDTEEHRLPARHRGAQTARPTQRSTDCPPDAEEHRLPARRRGAQTARPTQRSTDCPPDAEEHRLPARRRGAQTARPTQRSTDCPPDTEEHRLPARHRGAQTARPTQRSTDCPPDTEEHRLPARRRGAQTARPTQRSTDCPPDAEEHRLPARHRGAQTARPTQRSTDCPPDTEEHRLPARHRGAQTPPPA; the protein is encoded by the coding sequence ATGCCGCGCGACCCTGAGACGGGAGTCGGGCGTGGGAAGCCGCAAGGTCGCCGGCGGCCTCGTGTTTGCACGGGCGCGCACACGCGGTCTGGCGCGGCGCCTCGTCCGCCCGACACAGAGGAGCACAGACTGCCCGCCCGACACAGAGGAGCACAGACTGTCCGCCCGGCACAGAGGAGCACAGACTGCCCGCCCGACACAGAGGAGCACAGACTGTCCGCCCGGCACAGAGGAGCACAGACTGCCCGCCCGACACAGAGGAGCACAGACTGTCCGCCCGGCACAGAGGAGCACAGACTGTCCGCCCGACACAGAGGAGCAAAGACTGTCCGCCCGACGCAGAGGAGCACAGACTGTCCGCCCGACGCAGATGAGCACAGACTGTCCGCCCGACACAGAGGAGCACAGACTGTCCGCCCGACGCAGAGGAGCACAGACTGTCCGCCCGGCACAGAGGAGCACAGACTGTCCGCCCGACACAGAGGAGCACAGACTGTCCGCCCGGCACAGAGGAGCACAGACTGTCCGCCCGACACAGAGGAGCACAGACTGTCCGCCCGGCACAGAGGAGCACAGACTGTCCGCCCGACACAGAGGAGCACAGACTGTCCGCCCGACACAGAGGAGCACAGACTGCCCGCCCGACACAGAGGAGCACAGACTGTCCGCCCGACACAGAGGAGCACAGACTGTCCGCCCGGCACAGAGGAGCACAGACTGTCCGCCCGACACAGAGGAGCACAGACTGTCCGCCCGGCACAGAGGAGCACAGACTGCCCGCCCGACCCAGAGGAGCACAGACTGCCCGCCCGACACAGAGGAGCACAGACTGCCCGCCCGACACAGAGGAGCACAGACAGCCCGCCCGACACAGAGGAGCACAGACTGCCCGCCCGACACAGAGGAGCACAGACTGCCCGCCCGACCCAGAGGAGCACAGACTGCCCGCCCGACGCAGAGGAGCACAGACTGCCCGCCCGACGCAGAGGAGCACAGACTGCCCGCCCGACGCAGAGGAGCACAGACTGCCCGCCCGACGCAGAGGAGCACAGACTGCCCGCCCGACGCAGAGGAGCACAGACTGCCCGCCCGACGCAGAGGAGCACAGACTGCCCGCCCGACACAGAGGAGCACAGACTGCCCGCCCGACACAGAGGAGCACAGACTGCCCGCCCGACGCAGAGGAGCACAGACTGCCCGCCCGACACAGAGGAGCACAGACTGCCCGCCCGACGCAGAGGAGCACAGACTGCCCGCCCGACACAGAGGAGCACAGACTGCCCGCCCGACGCAGAGGAGCACAGACTGCCCGCCCGACACAGAGGAGCACAGACTGCCCGCCCGACACAGAGGAGCACAGACTGCCCGCCCGACACAGAGGAGCACAGACTGCCCGCCCGACAcagaggagcacagactccaccacCAGCgtag